Proteins encoded by one window of Nocardioides euryhalodurans:
- a CDS encoding histidine kinase has product MTTARGRRWAAVGLASLTVTAFVLTVVLDTLEPVGGEPFPLAPDPGWVFAANGVVLGALALVVLHHDPRHGFGWALSWLGLFWALDGLAQAYVRVGLSADEAWPGMTFALWFLLRFTSFLPVTIAALLLIFPTGRFLPGRWGLAGKVSLALLCGICVLVIVAPATGFLDVAVPPGVDLEPTTVPVSPGIGSTVAGGVRVLAVLLFLVPMATVVVRYRRATGVERDRMRWLLWAVVVMALTILLTTVVRVPQLEHLVTFVIMVLPAGAMTVAIVRPDLVPIDDLFGTTLVYGSLSVIVVGVDLAVLAGVTELLGDALAQQQVVLLVLLLSALLYAPLRDRLWRGVRRLVLGERDNPYDVVAGLASTLETTGDGADQLAAVARAVATAFGVPYVRVEVDRGGGERLIATHGTAPAETRTLPITYRGDAVGRLVLPARGLRSRLSRRDEQLLGDLVRQAATAVRTGRLAAELQESRERLVVAREEERRRIRRDLHDGLGPALSGVVFRLESARLLVERDPAAAADHIEATSEHVQEVVADVRRLVHDLRPPALDDRGLVGALSQLGERVATGGLAVRVEATDLGPLPAAVEVAAYRIAGEALTNVARHAHASLCVVGLAVTDGDLVVEVVDDGRGIPADAEAGVGLVSLRERAAELGGNSEVTCPPGGGTVVRARLPMGSST; this is encoded by the coding sequence GTGACCACAGCACGGGGGCGCCGTTGGGCAGCGGTCGGCCTCGCCTCGCTCACCGTGACGGCGTTCGTGCTGACGGTCGTCCTCGACACGCTCGAGCCCGTCGGCGGCGAGCCGTTCCCCCTGGCGCCCGACCCGGGCTGGGTCTTCGCGGCCAACGGCGTCGTCCTGGGCGCGCTCGCCCTGGTCGTGCTCCACCACGACCCTCGTCACGGCTTCGGCTGGGCGCTGTCGTGGCTCGGGCTGTTCTGGGCGCTCGACGGCCTCGCCCAGGCGTACGTCAGGGTCGGCCTGTCCGCTGACGAGGCGTGGCCGGGGATGACGTTCGCGCTGTGGTTCCTGCTGCGGTTCACGTCGTTCCTGCCGGTCACCATCGCCGCACTGCTGCTGATCTTCCCCACCGGCCGCTTCCTGCCCGGACGGTGGGGCCTGGCCGGCAAGGTCAGCCTGGCGCTGCTGTGCGGCATCTGCGTGCTGGTGATCGTGGCGCCGGCGACGGGCTTCCTGGACGTGGCGGTCCCGCCCGGGGTCGACCTGGAGCCGACGACGGTCCCGGTCTCGCCGGGCATCGGCAGCACCGTCGCCGGCGGCGTCCGCGTCCTCGCGGTGCTGCTGTTCCTGGTCCCCATGGCGACCGTCGTGGTCCGCTACCGGCGGGCCACCGGCGTCGAGCGCGACCGGATGCGCTGGCTGCTGTGGGCCGTCGTGGTGATGGCGCTGACCATCCTGCTGACGACCGTGGTCCGGGTGCCGCAGCTGGAGCACCTGGTGACCTTCGTGATCATGGTGCTGCCGGCCGGGGCGATGACGGTGGCGATCGTGCGCCCCGACCTGGTCCCCATCGACGACCTCTTCGGCACCACCCTCGTCTACGGCTCGCTGTCGGTGATCGTCGTCGGTGTCGACCTCGCCGTGCTGGCGGGCGTCACCGAGCTCCTCGGCGACGCCCTGGCCCAGCAGCAGGTCGTGCTGCTGGTGCTGCTCCTCTCGGCGCTGCTCTACGCACCGCTGCGCGACCGGCTGTGGCGGGGCGTACGCCGGCTCGTGCTCGGCGAGCGCGACAACCCCTACGACGTGGTGGCCGGCTTGGCCTCGACGCTCGAGACCACCGGCGACGGGGCGGACCAGCTCGCCGCGGTGGCCCGCGCGGTCGCGACGGCCTTCGGGGTCCCCTACGTCCGGGTGGAGGTCGACCGTGGCGGCGGGGAGCGGCTGATCGCCACCCACGGCACGGCCCCGGCCGAGACCCGGACGCTGCCCATCACCTACCGCGGCGACGCCGTCGGGCGGCTGGTGCTGCCGGCGCGCGGGCTGCGGAGCCGGCTCTCGCGGCGCGACGAGCAGCTGCTCGGCGACCTGGTGCGGCAGGCCGCCACGGCGGTCCGTACCGGCCGGCTCGCCGCCGAGCTGCAGGAGAGCCGGGAGCGGCTCGTCGTGGCGCGCGAGGAGGAGCGGCGACGGATCCGGCGGGACCTCCACGACGGGCTGGGGCCGGCGCTGAGCGGGGTCGTCTTCCGGCTCGAGTCGGCCCGGCTCCTCGTCGAGCGCGACCCGGCCGCGGCGGCCGACCACATCGAGGCGACCAGCGAGCACGTCCAGGAGGTCGTGGCCGACGTACGCCGGCTGGTGCACGACCTGCGGCCTCCCGCCCTGGACGACCGCGGGCTGGTCGGCGCGCTCAGCCAGCTCGGGGAGCGGGTCGCCACCGGGGGGCTGGCGGTGCGGGTCGAGGCCACCGACCTCGGGCCGCTGCCCGCAGCGGTCGAGGTGGCGGCGTACCGGATCGCCGGCGAGGCGCTCACCAACGTCGCCCGCCACGCCCACGCCTCGCTCTGCGTGGTCGGTCTCGCGGTCACCGACGGCGACCTCGTCGTCGAGGTGGTCGACGACGGTCGGGGCATCCCGGCCGACGCCGAGGCCGGGGTCGGCCTGGTGTCGCTGCGCGAGCGGGCCGCCGAGCTCGGCGGGAACAGCGAGGTCACCTGTCCTCCCGGCGGCGGCACCGTCGTCCGGGCCCGGCTACCGATGGGGAGCAGCACGTGA